Proteins from one Roseovarius nanhaiticus genomic window:
- a CDS encoding Mur ligase family protein, translated as MEYPLFLSKIFWMSIKVWCAMRAACGWRGAMLKTVTERGQELDPVEQLEHLLASHAAEVDRIQVEAARRLTGPGLLWEFPGAVIDVSAADPDADRLAELWNRRAREVLDAVGWTDERLICRRFQGGINLAISAPMDQLHSAVLAAQVAWHRCACDLLGLAALPFDALIGDLKLCMAQEANPALCALITAATSRGVDILSDDDDVSLGQGAGSQTWSVQNVPAPQDVEWANLHDIPVAMITGTNGKTTTTRLCAAIARAADKIAGLTTTDVVQVGDDILDRGDYSGPGGARMLLRDPRVEIAFLEVARGGILRRGLATRRASVAIVTNISKDHLGEYGVTTLADLAEAKFAVTRAVMEGGVCVLNADDPNVVEAAARVNSPIWWFSLDPASPQIKQARISGQPCAFLDQDALTFCNGTDEPWSVNIRDVPITLEGAARHNIYNALAAMCACAALNISPEAIQSGLAGFSSDTNDNPGRFNQFDFNGARLFVDYAHNPDAIAAVCDALAQVPAQRRFILLSQPGDRSDQNIHDATAAALRFQPDHIVVAEISDYLRGRALEEVPRLIEEAASDCGKDPEDITRVRSPAEGVELILQQAQPGDLVLLLVLSDRECVFKLLAGN; from the coding sequence ATGGAATACCCCCTGTTCCTTTCGAAGATATTCTGGATGTCGATCAAAGTCTGGTGCGCGATGCGCGCGGCGTGCGGTTGGCGCGGAGCGATGTTGAAGACGGTGACTGAACGCGGCCAAGAACTCGATCCGGTGGAGCAGCTCGAGCATCTCCTCGCAAGCCACGCCGCAGAGGTCGATCGCATCCAAGTCGAAGCCGCCCGCCGTTTGACGGGCCCAGGCTTGCTCTGGGAGTTTCCCGGCGCGGTGATTGATGTCTCTGCGGCTGACCCTGACGCTGATCGTTTGGCAGAGCTTTGGAACCGGCGCGCGCGCGAGGTTCTGGATGCTGTTGGATGGACGGATGAGAGGCTGATCTGCCGCAGATTTCAGGGCGGTATAAATCTGGCGATTTCTGCACCGATGGATCAATTGCATTCCGCTGTCCTGGCGGCGCAGGTCGCGTGGCATCGATGTGCGTGCGATCTTCTGGGGTTGGCCGCGTTGCCATTCGATGCACTGATTGGCGATTTGAAACTCTGTATGGCACAAGAGGCCAATCCGGCGCTTTGTGCATTGATCACAGCCGCGACGTCGCGGGGCGTTGATATATTGTCTGACGATGACGATGTCTCGCTAGGGCAGGGCGCTGGATCGCAAACATGGTCCGTGCAAAACGTGCCGGCCCCGCAGGATGTCGAGTGGGCAAATTTGCACGACATTCCGGTGGCGATGATCACTGGCACCAACGGCAAAACGACGACAACACGTCTCTGTGCCGCGATTGCACGTGCGGCAGATAAGATCGCCGGACTGACAACGACAGATGTCGTGCAAGTAGGTGACGACATTCTTGACCGCGGTGATTATTCCGGTCCGGGTGGCGCGAGGATGCTTTTGCGCGATCCACGGGTCGAGATCGCGTTTCTGGAAGTCGCCCGGGGCGGCATCCTGCGCCGGGGTCTGGCGACGCGCCGTGCCAGCGTCGCGATTGTGACCAATATCTCGAAAGATCATCTCGGCGAATATGGCGTCACCACGCTGGCTGATTTGGCGGAGGCCAAATTCGCCGTGACACGCGCTGTCATGGAGGGCGGCGTGTGCGTCCTCAATGCCGACGATCCCAACGTGGTAGAGGCGGCGGCGCGGGTGAATTCGCCGATATGGTGGTTTTCGCTGGATCCGGCGTCGCCTCAGATCAAACAGGCGCGCATCAGCGGTCAGCCCTGTGCATTCCTTGATCAGGACGCACTGACCTTTTGTAATGGCACCGACGAGCCATGGTCGGTCAATATACGCGACGTGCCCATCACCCTGGAGGGCGCGGCGCGGCATAACATCTACAACGCTCTGGCTGCCATGTGCGCCTGCGCGGCCCTGAATATATCACCCGAGGCGATCCAGTCCGGACTTGCGGGCTTTTCTTCTGACACCAACGATAATCCCGGCCGCTTTAATCAATTCGACTTCAATGGCGCGCGTCTTTTCGTCGACTATGCGCATAACCCCGACGCGATTGCCGCGGTCTGCGATGCACTGGCACAGGTCCCTGCGCAACGCCGTTTCATACTGCTGAGCCAGCCCGGCGACCGCAGCGATCAGAACATCCATGACGCTACCGCAGCCGCATTGCGATTTCAGCCAGATCATATCGTCGTCGCAGAGATCTCGGACTACCTGCGCGGCCGAGCACTTGAAGAGGTCCCGCGTCTCATCGAGGAAGCCGCATCAGACTGCGGGAAAGATCCCGAAGACATCACACGTGTTAGGTCTCCTGCCGAAGGGGTGGAGCTGATCTTGCAGCAAGCGCAGCCCGGTGATCTGGTCCTGTTGCTCGTGCTGTCTGATCGTGAATGCGTCTTCAAATTGCTGGCAGGCAATTAA
- the soxC gene encoding sulfite dehydrogenase → MSETEKFATSLYGPAEKQMAEALVEIERQALADEEECDCKEGMFNGLTRRGVLMGGVALGGSALAGGRARAEAPPGAIEYEVQPDPTKEQGRLILDDGGYGSRSQFENEVRWRYPTASIDSSWSMTPLASGRGMITPSGLHFERHHAGIPTIDPQTHELILHGMVDQPLRFTMDDLKRLPSVSKLHFIECSGNGLTEWAKPTLKTVQGTHGLTSTSEWTGVRLSTVLEMAGVQDGAAWILAEGADAAVMTRSVPIDKAMDDAILAYAQNGEAIRPEQGYPLRLLLPGYEGNTHIKWLRRLEVSDKPFMTREETSKYTDLMPDGTARQFSLEMEAKSVITFPSGAMKLPRPGFYEVTGIAWSGRGKIAKVEVSADGGETWQEATLDSPVLDKCHTRFRLPWTWTGEEAVLQSRAVDETGYVQPTLEQLVEVRGLKSVYHLNAIQSWHIAPDGEVHNVHA, encoded by the coding sequence ATGTCCGAAACCGAAAAATTCGCCACATCGTTATATGGCCCAGCCGAAAAACAGATGGCCGAGGCTCTTGTCGAGATCGAGCGACAGGCGCTTGCGGATGAGGAAGAATGCGACTGCAAAGAGGGCATGTTCAACGGCCTCACGCGCCGCGGTGTCCTGATGGGCGGTGTTGCCTTGGGCGGCAGCGCCTTGGCAGGTGGCCGCGCTCGTGCCGAAGCACCTCCGGGTGCAATCGAATATGAGGTGCAGCCCGATCCGACCAAGGAGCAGGGGCGGCTCATTCTCGACGATGGCGGCTATGGCTCGCGCTCGCAGTTCGAGAACGAGGTGCGCTGGCGCTATCCCACCGCCAGCATCGATTCCAGCTGGTCGATGACGCCGCTGGCCTCGGGCCGCGGGATGATCACGCCGTCGGGTCTTCATTTCGAGCGGCATCACGCGGGCATCCCGACGATCGACCCTCAGACGCATGAGCTGATCCTGCACGGCATGGTGGATCAGCCGTTGCGCTTTACCATGGATGATCTGAAACGGCTTCCGTCTGTCAGCAAGCTTCACTTCATCGAATGCTCCGGCAACGGTTTGACCGAATGGGCCAAGCCGACGCTCAAGACGGTGCAAGGCACGCATGGCCTCACTTCGACCTCGGAATGGACCGGCGTGCGCCTGTCGACCGTGCTGGAAATGGCGGGCGTGCAGGATGGCGCCGCATGGATCCTCGCCGAAGGTGCGGATGCGGCGGTGATGACCCGCTCTGTGCCCATCGACAAGGCGATGGACGACGCGATTCTGGCCTATGCCCAGAACGGTGAGGCGATCCGCCCCGAGCAGGGCTATCCGCTGCGTCTGCTGCTTCCGGGCTACGAGGGCAACACCCATATCAAATGGCTGCGCCGCCTCGAAGTCAGCGACAAGCCCTTCATGACCCGCGAAGAGACGTCGAAATATACCGACCTCATGCCGGATGGCACAGCGCGCCAGTTCTCGCTGGAGATGGAGGCGAAGTCGGTCATCACCTTCCCCTCGGGCGCGATGAAGCTGCCGCGTCCGGGCTTTTACGAGGTGACGGGTATCGCATGGTCCGGTCGCGGCAAGATCGCCAAAGTGGAAGTCTCGGCCGATGGCGGCGAGACATGGCAGGAGGCCACGCTGGACAGCCCGGTGCTGGACAAGTGCCATACCCGCTTCCGGCTGCCCTGGACCTGGACCGGCGAGGAGGCGGTGCTGCAAAGCCGTGCCGTGGACGAAACGGGCTATGTTCAGCCGACCCTCGAGCAACTTGTCGAGGTGCGCGGGCTGAAATCCGTCTATCATCTGAACGCAATCCAGAGCTGGCACATCGCGCCGGACGGGGAGGTGCACAATGTTCACGCGTAA
- a CDS encoding c-type cytochrome translates to MFTRNLTLICAVSALALPAFGQDVPRTSAELPERLETGERAPMEVPKSSAEEVGDIAPAENAYGIGQPATEEEIAAIDIDVMPDGRGLPEGSGTYAEGEELYETICAACHGSDMMGIAELGAPRLIGGRDTLATDAPVKTVESYWPYASTFFDYTHRAMPMTEPGSLSADEVYAISAYVLGKAGITSTEPDSVMDAEAMAEVEMPNADGFVSDPRPDVSQ, encoded by the coding sequence ATGTTCACGCGTAACCTGACACTCATCTGCGCCGTCTCGGCGCTAGCCCTGCCTGCTTTCGGGCAAGACGTTCCCCGCACCTCGGCTGAGTTGCCTGAGAGGCTGGAAACCGGCGAGCGCGCGCCGATGGAGGTGCCCAAATCAAGCGCCGAGGAGGTGGGCGACATCGCGCCCGCCGAGAACGCTTACGGCATCGGCCAGCCCGCCACCGAGGAGGAGATCGCCGCTATCGACATCGACGTCATGCCGGACGGGCGCGGCCTGCCCGAAGGCAGCGGCACCTATGCCGAGGGCGAGGAGCTCTACGAGACGATCTGTGCGGCTTGCCATGGATCGGACATGATGGGCATCGCCGAGCTAGGCGCGCCCCGCCTGATCGGCGGGCGGGACACCCTGGCCACCGACGCGCCGGTGAAAACGGTCGAAAGCTACTGGCCCTATGCCAGCACCTTCTTCGACTACACGCACCGCGCCATGCCAATGACCGAACCCGGCTCTCTCAGCGCGGACGAGGTCTATGCCATCAGCGCCTATGTGCTGGGCAAGGCCGGGATCACGAGCACCGAGCCCGATAGCGTGATGGACGCAGAAGCCATGGCCGAGGTCGAAATGCCCAATGCAGACGGCTTCGTTTCGGATCCGCGACCCGATGTTAGTCAGTAA
- a CDS encoding monovalent cation:proton antiporter-2 (CPA2) family protein: MTLHAALPVAALAVAAATPALAADPAGGQAIFGLVGMELAFLEALILIALACLCVPLSRALGLGTVIGYLAAGIVAGIGLPVSFARQPGELLHFAEFGVVLFLFVIGLEFRPARLWEMRGTIFGRGLSQVMACAVLLTLAALLYGLDWRAALIVGLGLALSSTALVMRGIDESGERNSRFGQTAIAVLLFEDLAIVPFLLLVTLLAPTGGEATLADNAWAVAIGIAAIAVLVIVGRYALDPMFRIIARTRTPELMTAAALGVVVFAALIMAAAGLSYAMGAFIAGVMLAESSYRHEIEADIEPFRGLFMGLFFVAVGLSLDQGAVAENWLVILLAVPVTVALKGLGAYTVNRAFGTPHPIALRIAFAMGQHGEFGFVLFSAASSALILPGDVASIAVAIVTLSMAVSSQSERAYRLVMGPGEPETIDEDYSDAGGSVLIIGFGRVGQLVAQPLIAEGIAVTLLDHDADRIREAKRFGARVHFGDGTRPEVLDAAGAAGARVIVIATDDPDATLRITRIVRDRFSNASLMVRAHDRIHAVRLAGEGLPATAIMRETLLSALALGEATLHKLGYSMDDAQEVVSRVRETDGARLAEQIAAGRNAVARDDIVTAIAPEPLGAASDDADTARRRPNP, translated from the coding sequence GTGACCCTGCACGCCGCCCTGCCGGTCGCCGCCCTTGCGGTGGCGGCCGCGACCCCCGCCCTTGCCGCTGACCCCGCCGGGGGACAGGCCATCTTCGGCCTCGTCGGCATGGAGCTGGCCTTTCTCGAAGCGCTCATCCTGATCGCGCTGGCCTGCCTCTGCGTGCCGCTGTCGCGCGCGCTGGGGCTGGGCACGGTGATCGGCTATCTTGCCGCGGGGATCGTCGCCGGGATCGGCCTGCCGGTCTCCTTCGCCCGCCAGCCGGGCGAGCTTTTGCATTTTGCCGAGTTCGGTGTTGTGCTGTTCCTCTTCGTCATCGGGCTCGAGTTCCGCCCGGCCCGACTGTGGGAGATGCGCGGAACCATCTTCGGACGCGGTCTGTCGCAGGTGATGGCCTGCGCGGTGCTGCTGACGCTCGCGGCACTGCTCTATGGCCTCGACTGGCGCGCCGCGCTGATCGTGGGTCTTGGCCTCGCGCTGTCCTCGACCGCGCTGGTCATGCGCGGGATCGACGAGAGCGGCGAGCGCAATTCGCGTTTCGGGCAGACCGCCATCGCGGTGCTGCTCTTCGAGGATCTGGCCATCGTGCCCTTCCTGCTGCTGGTCACGCTGCTGGCGCCCACGGGGGGGGAGGCGACGCTTGCGGACAACGCATGGGCGGTGGCTATCGGCATCGCTGCCATCGCGGTGTTGGTTATCGTCGGGCGCTATGCGCTCGACCCGATGTTCCGCATCATCGCGCGCACCCGCACGCCCGAATTGATGACCGCCGCGGCCCTCGGCGTGGTGGTCTTTGCCGCGCTCATCATGGCGGCGGCGGGGCTGTCCTACGCGATGGGCGCGTTCATCGCCGGGGTGATGCTGGCCGAATCCTCTTACCGGCACGAGATCGAAGCGGATATCGAGCCGTTCCGCGGCCTCTTCATGGGTCTCTTTTTCGTTGCCGTCGGCCTCTCGCTCGATCAGGGCGCGGTGGCCGAGAACTGGCTGGTGATCCTGCTGGCGGTGCCCGTGACGGTCGCGCTGAAGGGGTTGGGCGCCTATACCGTCAACCGCGCCTTCGGCACGCCCCATCCCATTGCCCTGCGCATCGCCTTTGCCATGGGCCAGCATGGCGAGTTCGGCTTTGTCCTTTTCTCCGCCGCCAGCTCCGCGCTGATCCTGCCGGGTGATGTGGCCTCGATCGCGGTGGCCATCGTCACGCTGTCGATGGCGGTCTCCTCGCAGTCCGAACGCGCCTACCGGCTGGTGATGGGACCCGGCGAGCCGGAGACGATTGACGAGGATTATTCCGATGCAGGCGGGTCCGTGCTTATCATCGGCTTCGGCCGCGTCGGCCAGCTTGTCGCGCAGCCGCTGATTGCCGAAGGCATAGCCGTCACGCTTCTGGATCACGACGCCGATCGGATCCGCGAAGCCAAACGCTTTGGCGCGCGGGTGCATTTCGGTGACGGCACGCGGCCCGAGGTGCTGGACGCCGCAGGCGCGGCCGGCGCGCGTGTCATCGTTATCGCCACCGATGATCCGGACGCGACACTGCGCATCACGCGCATCGTGCGCGACCGGTTTTCAAACGCATCCCTCATGGTGCGGGCGCATGATCGCATCCACGCGGTTCGGCTCGCCGGAGAAGGCCTGCCAGCAACGGCGATCATGCGGGAGACCCTGCTTTCGGCTCTGGCTTTGGGTGAGGCGACGCTGCATAAACTCGGCTACTCCATGGACGATGCGCAAGAGGTCGTCTCACGCGTGAGAGAGACCGACGGCGCCCGCTTGGCCGAGCAAATAGCAGCCGGTCGCAATGCGGTTGCGCGCGATGACATTGTCACCGCCATCGCGCCTGAGCCCCTTGGCGCCGCATCTGATGACGCCGACACCGCGCGCAGGCGGCCGAACCCGTGA
- a CDS encoding pirin family protein — MSWSPCPDPVLGNAETVDAVETLIVPRAVDLGEMEVRRALPSIKRQMVGPFIFFDQMGPAEFLTNEGIDVRPHPHINLATLTYLFEGQIHHRDSLGTDMAIEPGAVNWMKAGKGIVHSERTAPERLATGQKLFGIQTWMALPENEEESDPAFMHHGKTDLPVVEAEGLKARLIAGSAFGATSPLRTASDTLYGDVTLAPGARAPIAANTEERAIYTIHGKIDVAGDTFEPGQLLILRPGDEITVKALEDGTGDHARFMLFGGAPMEGPRYIWWNFVSSRPERIEQAKEEWRRGRFETVPGDEKDFIPLPEDKTKPRRAVGGVHYP; from the coding sequence ATGAGCTGGAGCCCTTGCCCCGATCCCGTCCTGGGAAATGCCGAGACGGTCGACGCCGTCGAAACCCTGATCGTGCCCCGCGCGGTCGATCTGGGCGAGATGGAAGTGCGCCGCGCCTTGCCGTCGATCAAGCGGCAGATGGTCGGCCCCTTCATCTTCTTTGACCAGATGGGTCCGGCGGAATTCCTGACGAACGAGGGGATCGATGTGCGCCCCCATCCGCATATCAACCTCGCCACGCTGACCTACCTTTTCGAGGGGCAGATTCACCACCGCGACAGCCTCGGCACCGATATGGCGATCGAGCCGGGGGCGGTGAACTGGATGAAGGCCGGGAAGGGCATCGTCCATTCCGAGCGCACCGCGCCCGAGCGTCTGGCCACCGGCCAGAAGCTCTTTGGCATCCAAACCTGGATGGCCCTGCCGGAAAACGAGGAGGAATCCGATCCGGCCTTTATGCATCATGGCAAGACGGACCTGCCCGTGGTCGAGGCCGAGGGGCTGAAGGCGCGGCTGATCGCCGGATCAGCCTTCGGCGCGACATCGCCGCTCCGGACCGCGTCCGATACGCTTTATGGCGACGTCACGCTGGCCCCCGGCGCCCGCGCGCCGATCGCCGCCAATACCGAAGAGCGCGCGATCTACACCATCCACGGCAAGATCGACGTTGCGGGCGATACGTTCGAGCCCGGCCAGCTTTTGATCCTGCGCCCCGGCGACGAGATCACCGTCAAGGCACTGGAGGACGGCACGGGCGATCACGCACGCTTCATGCTGTTCGGCGGCGCGCCGATGGAAGGGCCGCGCTACATCTGGTGGAATTTCGTCTCCTCACGCCCCGAGCGCATCGAGCAGGCCAAGGAAGAATGGCGGCGCGGCCGGTTCGAAACCGTGCCCGGTGACGAAAAGGATTTCATCCCCCTGCCCGAAGACAAGACCAAGCCACGCCGCGCCGTCGGCGGTGTGCATTACCCGTGA
- a CDS encoding GNAT family N-acetyltransferase produces MSDEIEITRKETETKGRYIAIVDGHEAEMTYSRAGASLIIIDHTGVPDALRGRGVGQALVRRSVEDARTEGRKIVPLCPYAKAQIQRHPEWQDVLQG; encoded by the coding sequence ATGAGTGACGAGATCGAGATCACCCGCAAAGAGACCGAAACCAAGGGGCGCTACATTGCAATCGTGGACGGCCATGAGGCCGAGATGACCTACTCGCGCGCCGGCGCCTCACTGATCATCATCGACCATACCGGCGTGCCGGACGCGCTGCGCGGGCGCGGCGTGGGTCAGGCGCTGGTGCGCCGCAGCGTCGAGGATGCCCGCACTGAGGGGCGCAAGATCGTGCCGCTATGCCCCTACGCCAAGGCGCAGATCCAGCGCCATCCCGAATGGCAGGACGTCCTGCAGGGCTGA
- a CDS encoding alpha/beta hydrolase: MFKPEQMRIAPAADPGGVMTAGAELRSGGTGPHANQRIAVAGAPLDAARLAVVMVHGRGGAPEDMIGLADHLALPDVAVLAPAAADRSWWPESFLAPLGANEPGLSSGLSVVEALLADLEAKGFGPERIALVGFSQGACLALEAAARLARPFRAVAALSGGLLGTGEAGGAPQDALYGRPEKAFEYEGRLDGVPILIGCHEQDPHIPLARVRQSAAVLQEMGAALETLIIPGAGHGIIADEAAWLRKTLNQKS, from the coding sequence GTGTTCAAGCCTGAACAGATGCGCATCGCACCTGCCGCTGATCCGGGTGGTGTCATGACCGCCGGGGCAGAGCTGCGCAGCGGCGGCACCGGGCCGCATGCGAACCAGCGGATCGCCGTGGCCGGTGCGCCGCTTGACGCCGCCAGGCTGGCCGTCGTCATGGTGCATGGTCGGGGCGGTGCACCCGAGGACATGATTGGACTGGCAGACCATCTGGCCTTGCCCGATGTCGCGGTTCTCGCGCCTGCGGCGGCGGATCGTTCCTGGTGGCCGGAGTCGTTCCTGGCCCCGCTCGGCGCGAATGAGCCGGGCCTAAGCAGTGGCCTCAGCGTGGTCGAAGCGCTCCTTGCGGATCTTGAGGCCAAGGGGTTCGGCCCCGAGCGCATTGCGCTTGTCGGCTTCAGCCAGGGCGCGTGTCTGGCGCTCGAGGCCGCCGCGCGCCTTGCCCGTCCGTTCCGCGCGGTTGCCGCCCTGTCGGGCGGTCTGCTGGGCACCGGCGAGGCGGGCGGCGCGCCTCAGGACGCGCTTTACGGACGCCCGGAAAAGGCGTTCGAGTATGAGGGGCGCTTGGACGGGGTGCCCATCCTGATCGGCTGCCATGAGCAGGATCCGCATATCCCGCTTGCCAGGGTGCGCCAGAGCGCGGCAGTCTTGCAGGAGATGGGTGCGGCACTCGAGACGCTCATAATTCCGGGCGCCGGTCATGGCATCATCGCCGATGAGGCGGCGTGGCTGCGCAAGACGCTGAACCAGAAATCATAG
- a CDS encoding isochorismatase family protein, giving the protein MKTLKRTFLALTTGAAMLMQPAAFITAAHAQQASGTLHLDGLSKTPSEAANAALYDPNDAVLLLLDHQTGLFQTVNDIEIDALRRNTMALARIAQQADIPIIYTASEPNGSNGPLMAELEELLEADEDAQYIARQGEVSSWDNADFVEAVEATGRKTLVIAGVWTSVCVAFPALQANAEGYEVVVVMDASGDVSKLASDAAMTRMAAVGIAPVTTNTILSETHRTWNRPDAANWGALYGEVSPGYHAVSESFIRAQDAVKSAD; this is encoded by the coding sequence ATGAAGACCCTCAAGAGAACCTTTCTTGCCCTCACCACTGGCGCCGCGATGCTGATGCAGCCCGCCGCCTTCATCACCGCGGCCCATGCACAGCAGGCCAGCGGGACGCTGCATCTCGACGGTCTTTCCAAGACGCCGTCCGAGGCCGCGAATGCCGCGCTCTACGATCCGAACGATGCCGTTCTGCTGTTGCTCGACCATCAGACGGGCCTCTTCCAGACCGTCAACGATATCGAGATCGACGCGCTGCGCCGCAACACCATGGCGCTGGCCCGGATCGCCCAGCAGGCGGATATTCCGATCATCTACACAGCCTCCGAGCCCAATGGCTCGAACGGGCCGCTGATGGCCGAACTCGAAGAGTTGCTGGAGGCCGATGAGGATGCGCAATACATCGCGCGCCAGGGCGAGGTCAGCTCGTGGGACAACGCCGATTTCGTCGAGGCGGTCGAGGCCACGGGCCGCAAGACGCTGGTCATCGCCGGTGTCTGGACCAGTGTTTGCGTCGCCTTCCCTGCGCTGCAGGCCAATGCCGAAGGCTATGAGGTGGTCGTGGTGATGGACGCCTCAGGCGACGTGAGCAAGCTGGCCTCGGACGCCGCCATGACCCGCATGGCTGCAGTTGGTATCGCGCCCGTCACAACCAACACTATCCTCAGCGAGACGCACCGCACCTGGAACCGCCCCGACGCGGCCAACTGGGGCGCGCTCTACGGCGAGGTCTCGCCCGGCTATCACGCCGTCAGCGAAAGCTTCATCCGCGCGCAGGATGCCGTAAAATCGGCCGACTGA
- the wrbA gene encoding NAD(P)H:quinone oxidoreductase — MSVKLAILYYSTYGTNHQMAEIAAEAAREAGAEVRVLKAPETAPQSVVEGQDAWKAQAEKTADVPEATVADMEWANAYLISAPTRFGVIASQMRAFIDTLGGIWAKGGLANKPVTAMTSAQNVHGGQETTLQSLYTTVMHWGGFVVAPGYTDEVIFKTGGNPYGYSHTAGEDFSDEARAAIAHQARRLVEVAAKLA; from the coding sequence ATGTCCGTCAAACTCGCAATCCTTTACTATTCCACCTACGGCACCAACCACCAGATGGCCGAGATCGCCGCCGAGGCCGCCCGCGAAGCAGGCGCCGAGGTCCGCGTGCTGAAGGCGCCCGAGACCGCGCCGCAATCCGTCGTCGAGGGCCAGGACGCCTGGAAGGCACAGGCAGAAAAGACCGCAGATGTCCCCGAGGCCACGGTGGCCGACATGGAGTGGGCCAACGCCTATCTCATCTCGGCGCCGACCCGCTTTGGCGTGATCGCCAGCCAGATGCGCGCCTTCATCGACACTCTGGGCGGCATCTGGGCCAAGGGCGGCCTCGCGAACAAGCCGGTCACGGCCATGACTTCCGCCCAGAACGTGCATGGCGGGCAGGAAACGACACTGCAATCGCTCTACACCACTGTGATGCATTGGGGCGGTTTCGTCGTGGCGCCGGGCTATACCGACGAGGTGATCTTCAAGACCGGCGGCAACCCCTATGGCTACAGCCACACCGCGGGCGAAGACTTCTCGGACGAGGCCCGCGCGGCGATCGCCCACCAGGCCCGCCGCCTTGTCGAGGTTGCGGCCAAGCTGGCGTAA